CGATCAGTCCGCGCAGTTCCGAGATCGACGCCTTGGCCGAGGCGACGCGGCTGTCGACGTCCGCGACCTGGCCGGTCACGTCCGTCTCCGACTGGGTGCGGTAAGCGATGCCGCCACCGCCGGAAAGGGTCGCGAGCACGTCCGCCAGCCGCGACGGCGGGATGCGCAGCAGCAGCAACGCCTGCTCCTTGCCGGGCGCCGCGTTCGGCGCGGGCAGTGTCAGGGGGCTGACGCCGGTCGCGCTGCCGGCGGCGGCGTCCGCGGTGATGTCGGCGCTCGGCAGAACCTGCGAGCCGACGCCCTCCGACTCGCCCGCGACGTAGCCGCCCGCCGCGATCGCGGTCTGCTCGGCCGCATCCGCCGCCTTGTCCGGGTTCTGCACCGCCAGTTGCAGCCCGGCCATGATGATCAGGCTCTGCGGATCCGCGACGTCCGCCTTCGTGGTGCTCTCGCCCGCGCTCGACCCGCCGGCGCTCGACCCGGCCGCAGCCGGGTTGTCCGCACCGGCCTTCGCGCCCGGCACCGATTCCCCACTCGCGTTCGTGCTGCTTGCAGCCGAGTCGCTGCACCCTGCGACCAGACTCGCCCCCGCTACTGCCGCAGCAGCCAGCAGTACCGCCGCCACCGCCCGCCGTGCCCCGCCGAACCGCCCAAGCATCACCGGATCTCCACCCCTCACTCCGCGCCCCGCCGCCTGTCGGCGGGGTCGCTGCGGATTGGATGTGCGACGGCCCGCCGCGGTTCCCCTCGACTCCGAGATCGCAGGGCCCTTATCGCCGCAGGAAGGCCGCCGGGCTTTCGATCTTCCGGCTGGGGCGCGGGCCATGGTCGAGCGGAGGCGGCAGACGGCCTCGTTGATCACCTTCTGGGTGATTACACGCCGAATTCAGCCATGATTCCCCACCCGATCCTTCATCGTGGT
This genomic window from Actinospica robiniae DSM 44927 contains:
- a CDS encoding DUF4349 domain-containing protein; protein product: MPGAKAGADNPAAAGSSAGGSSAGESTTKADVADPQSLIIMAGLQLAVQNPDKAADAAEQTAIAAGGYVAGESEGVGSQVLPSADITADAAAGSATGVSPLTLPAPNAAPGKEQALLLLRIPPSRLADVLATLSGGGGIAYRTQSETDVTGQVADVDSRVASAKASISELRGLIDKAASMNDLISLEQALASRESDLESLEAQQRALADQVAYATVTVGFFVSAGAVVAPPVKHRNPFSAGLVDSWHALIAIGHGLLAVIGWLLPFLVIVAILWWPVRRVVRMVRRRPARANTEIESVEAAEV